In the genome of Aureimonas sp. OT7, one region contains:
- a CDS encoding ABC transporter ATP-binding protein, which produces MNMITKPAQLHSAVIPDEPVLRIDGVTLQYVAGGHSVMATYKVSADVCKGDRFVLLGPSGCGKSTLLKAIGGFHRPADGQITLNGRVVTEPGPDRMMVFQEFDQLLPWKTVLQNVMFPLLATGRCKDWKEASDRASRYLDKVNLSGFADKYPHMLSGGMKQRVAIARGMAMEPEILLMDEPFAALDALTRAKMQDELLELWDDTQFTVLFVTHSIAEAIKIGNRILLLSPHPGQVKAELNGLDRTDQSPEKAAKLEAEIHDLLFAQPVEATGAAR; this is translated from the coding sequence ATGAACATGATCACCAAGCCGGCACAGCTACACAGCGCCGTCATCCCGGACGAACCCGTCCTCCGCATCGATGGAGTGACCTTGCAGTACGTTGCCGGCGGGCATTCCGTCATGGCCACCTACAAGGTCAGCGCCGATGTCTGCAAGGGCGATCGCTTCGTGCTGCTCGGCCCGTCCGGCTGCGGCAAGTCCACGCTCCTGAAGGCGATAGGGGGCTTCCACCGGCCAGCCGACGGGCAGATAACGCTGAACGGCAGGGTGGTCACCGAACCGGGTCCGGACAGGATGATGGTGTTTCAGGAGTTCGACCAGCTCCTGCCGTGGAAGACCGTGCTGCAGAACGTCATGTTTCCGCTTCTGGCGACCGGCCGGTGCAAGGACTGGAAGGAGGCGTCCGACCGGGCCAGCCGCTACCTGGACAAGGTGAACCTCAGCGGCTTTGCGGACAAGTATCCGCACATGCTGTCCGGCGGGATGAAGCAGCGGGTGGCCATTGCGCGCGGGATGGCGATGGAGCCGGAAATCCTCCTGATGGACGAGCCCTTCGCCGCGCTGGATGCGCTGACGAGAGCCAAGATGCAGGACGAGCTGCTCGAGCTCTGGGATGACACCCAGTTCACCGTGCTGTTCGTGACGCACTCCATTGCCGAGGCCATCAAGATCGGCAATCGCATCCTTCTCCTGTCCCCGCATCCCGGTCAGGTCAAGGCCGAGCTGAACGGGCTGGATCGGACCGATCAGTCTCCGGAAAAGGCCGCGAAACTGGAAGCCGAAATCCATGATCTGCTGTTTGCGCAGCCCGTCGAAGCAACCGGAGCCGCACGATGA
- a CDS encoding D-glycerate dehydrogenase, which produces MKVFITQPLEEEAVDLLRGAGIEVACSNVNRPLTRGEFLDGIRDADGAIFVWHTEHLDAEAMTMAPKLRIAARRGVGYENFDLEEAKRRGIHVTVTPVHTHTIADLTFGLMINAARKLHLADHYVRSGQWTEAGTAVARRFMGYDVSHKTLGIIGFGKIGKNMARRGRGFEMEVLYNDPVRQPEAEAELNATWVPLDELYARSDFISVNCALTESSRRMIGREAIDKMKDTAVIVVSARGGIVDEEALYEALTTGRLGAAGLDVFEEEPVSRNSPLLTLENVALSPHLGTSVQETRVKMAVTAAEEVIRVLRDEQPAYPLFSLSA; this is translated from the coding sequence ATGAAAGTCTTCATAACGCAGCCGCTGGAAGAGGAGGCCGTCGATCTCCTGCGCGGCGCCGGTATCGAGGTGGCATGCTCGAACGTGAACCGTCCTTTGACGCGTGGCGAGTTCCTGGACGGAATACGCGATGCCGACGGCGCGATCTTCGTATGGCACACCGAGCATCTCGACGCGGAGGCCATGACGATGGCCCCGAAGCTGAGGATCGCTGCACGGCGCGGCGTCGGCTACGAGAATTTCGACCTGGAAGAAGCGAAACGCCGCGGCATTCACGTGACGGTCACGCCGGTTCATACGCATACGATCGCCGATCTGACCTTCGGCTTGATGATCAACGCCGCGCGCAAGCTGCATCTTGCCGACCACTATGTCCGTAGCGGGCAGTGGACCGAGGCCGGCACCGCCGTGGCCCGCCGGTTCATGGGATACGACGTGTCCCACAAGACGCTCGGCATCATCGGCTTCGGCAAGATCGGCAAGAACATGGCGCGACGCGGGCGCGGCTTCGAGATGGAGGTGCTGTACAACGACCCCGTCCGGCAGCCCGAGGCCGAGGCCGAGTTGAACGCCACCTGGGTTCCGCTCGACGAGCTGTACGCCCGGTCGGACTTCATTTCCGTCAATTGCGCGTTGACGGAGTCGTCCCGTCGGATGATCGGGCGGGAGGCGATCGACAAGATGAAGGATACGGCCGTGATCGTCGTTTCGGCGCGCGGCGGCATCGTGGACGAGGAGGCGCTTTACGAAGCCCTGACGACGGGGCGCCTTGGTGCCGCCGGCCTCGACGTCTTCGAGGAGGAGCCCGTCAGCAGGAATTCTCCGCTTCTGACGCTGGAGAATGTGGCCTTGTCGCCGCATCTCGGTACCAGCGTCCAGGAAACCCGGGTGAAGATGGCGGTCACCGCGGCCGAGGAGGTCATTCGCGTCCTGCGTGACGAGCAGCCGGCCTACCCGCTCTTCAGTCTCAGCGCATGA
- a CDS encoding crotonase/enoyl-CoA hydratase family protein, translating into MSELVIIELADGVMTLTLNRPDKKNALNQPMYAALADALDRAGADDAVRVVVVQGAEGAFCAGNDIGDFMRFANEGVGLEETWRFLEALGRLEKPLIAAVDGLAIGIGTTLMFHCDMAFATARSLFRTPFLDLGVVPEAASSLLAPRVMGPQKAFSLLVMGDPLDGRQAADAGLVTLVEDGLPVADAARQAARRLARKPQGALDVARRLMRGDREEVRQRIREEVAAFDERLRSPEARAAFDAFMARSSSAA; encoded by the coding sequence ATGAGCGAGCTGGTCATCATTGAGTTGGCGGATGGCGTCATGACGCTGACGCTGAACCGACCCGACAAGAAGAACGCGCTCAACCAGCCGATGTATGCCGCATTGGCCGACGCGCTGGATCGCGCAGGGGCGGATGACGCCGTACGCGTGGTCGTGGTGCAGGGAGCGGAAGGCGCATTCTGCGCCGGCAACGACATCGGCGATTTCATGCGCTTTGCCAATGAGGGCGTGGGCCTGGAAGAGACATGGCGCTTCCTGGAAGCGCTCGGGCGGCTCGAAAAGCCATTGATCGCGGCTGTCGACGGGCTGGCGATCGGCATCGGCACGACGCTGATGTTCCATTGCGACATGGCCTTCGCGACCGCGCGTTCGCTGTTCCGCACGCCGTTTCTGGATCTCGGCGTCGTGCCGGAAGCCGCATCCAGCCTTCTGGCGCCGCGCGTGATGGGCCCGCAGAAAGCCTTTTCGCTGCTTGTCATGGGCGATCCGTTGGATGGCCGTCAGGCTGCGGATGCAGGGCTTGTCACCCTTGTCGAGGATGGCCTGCCGGTCGCGGACGCGGCGCGTCAGGCGGCACGGCGACTGGCCCGCAAGCCGCAGGGTGCGCTGGACGTCGCGCGCCGTCTGATGCGCGGCGACCGGGAAGAGGTGCGCCAGCGTATCCGCGAGGAGGTGGCGGCCTTCGACGAAAGGCTCCGCTCTCCGGAAGCGCGGGCGGCCTTCGACGCCTTCATGGCGCGTTCTTCTTCCGCCGCATGA
- a CDS encoding DedA family protein codes for MDQVLGFLHAYGAIAIFVIIFLESTGLPLPGESLLIASGLLAGRGELDIWTVFLAAWAGGVLGDNLGYVIGRTVGRPVIVRYGSKVGLTEPRFAAVERQFLKHGALVVLFARFFVVLRQLNGLVAGITGMHWLHFIVANAAGAALWTGLWAFAAYAFGTELEHYLHYGRQAFYVVGIGLGVAAVAYGLYVMRRKKNAP; via the coding sequence ATGGATCAGGTACTGGGCTTTCTCCATGCCTATGGCGCCATCGCCATCTTCGTCATCATCTTTCTGGAATCCACCGGCCTGCCGCTGCCCGGCGAAAGCCTGCTGATCGCTTCCGGCCTTCTGGCCGGGCGCGGCGAGCTGGATATCTGGACGGTGTTCCTGGCTGCCTGGGCCGGCGGCGTGCTGGGCGACAATCTGGGTTACGTTATCGGCCGCACGGTCGGCCGACCGGTTATCGTACGCTATGGCTCCAAGGTAGGTCTGACAGAACCGCGCTTTGCCGCCGTGGAGCGACAATTCCTGAAGCATGGCGCGCTTGTCGTTCTGTTCGCGCGGTTCTTCGTGGTTCTTCGACAGCTCAACGGGCTCGTCGCCGGCATCACCGGCATGCATTGGCTGCATTTCATCGTAGCGAACGCCGCCGGCGCGGCCCTCTGGACCGGCCTCTGGGCTTTCGCGGCCTATGCCTTCGGCACGGAGCTGGAGCACTATCTGCACTATGGCCGTCAGGCCTTCTATGTCGTGGGCATCGGGCTGGGCGTCGCCGCCGTTGCCTACGGCCTGTACGTCATGCGGCGGAAGAAGAACGCGCCATGA
- a CDS encoding RraA family protein produces MNEMTQATAAEWPTGFRVNPRCPGPMPKIVEAYRAVPTCHAGDVMGRHTGSVGLKAYHADLSLVTCGPAVTVRIRPGDNLMIHLAMMMAKPGDVIVIDGGGDVSTAVIGGLMRTTAVARDIAGFVLDGALRDVAEWAQPGIAAYARGHTLRGPSKDGPGEVNVPIACGGLAVNPGDLILGDADGVICIPAADVERLLPLCLAHAEKEKGIAARNATGQLDRQRFDALLRAKGCPV; encoded by the coding sequence ATGAACGAGATGACGCAAGCAACAGCGGCCGAATGGCCGACCGGATTCCGGGTCAACCCGCGTTGCCCGGGCCCCATGCCCAAAATCGTCGAGGCTTATCGGGCCGTACCCACCTGCCACGCGGGCGATGTCATGGGACGCCATACGGGATCGGTCGGCCTCAAGGCCTATCACGCGGACCTGTCTCTGGTGACCTGCGGGCCGGCGGTCACCGTGCGCATCCGCCCGGGCGACAATCTCATGATCCATCTGGCGATGATGATGGCGAAGCCCGGCGACGTCATCGTGATCGACGGAGGCGGCGACGTGTCGACGGCGGTCATCGGCGGATTGATGCGGACAACCGCCGTGGCGCGGGATATCGCCGGTTTCGTCCTGGACGGAGCGTTGCGCGACGTGGCGGAGTGGGCGCAACCCGGCATTGCCGCTTACGCCCGGGGCCATACCCTTCGTGGGCCGTCCAAGGACGGGCCGGGCGAGGTGAACGTGCCGATCGCCTGCGGTGGGCTGGCCGTCAATCCGGGGGATCTGATCCTGGGCGATGCCGATGGCGTCATCTGCATTCCCGCCGCGGATGTCGAGCGTCTGCTTCCCTTGTGCCTGGCGCACGCCGAAAAAGAGAAGGGTATAGCGGCTCGCAACGCCACCGGACAACTCGATCGTCAACGCTTCGACGCGTTGCTGCGTGCGAAAGGATGCCCCGTCTGA
- a CDS encoding acyl-CoA dehydrogenase: MYKAPVSEIGFTLRQVIGLDDAMGRGKLGDLTPDLLDAILEEAGRYAGDAVAPLYESGDRIGAHFDKGVVTMPPGWGKLYTDWCAAGWNALTGPVEAGGQGLPTALSAAVTEMWNGASMAFGIGPTLTIAAVEALHKHGSEALKAIYLEKLTSGEWTGTMQLTEPQSGSDLSGLRTRAERRDDGTYRLFGQKIFITFGEHDMTDNIVHIILARLSDAPAGVKGISMFLVPKFIPDADGRPGLRNDAFCVGMEHKLGIHASPTCTMVYGDNAGETGEAGAVAWLVGEENKGLACMFTMMNSARLYVGVQGLGVAEAATQKALAYAKDRRQGRARDGGEGMVPIIQHPDVRRMLMTMKALTAAARAICYSCAFAIDMSHAEDGAEAARWADRASVLTPMAKSFATDIGVEVASMGIQVHGGMGFIEETGAARLLRDARIAPIYEGTNGIQAMDLVMRKLPLGGGAALDALLAEIEADIDAVETANRPGIAQMAEGLREALDDLRDATFFLRQAGVDDALAGATAYQRLFSLVLGGALMARAALRADEGTGHGALARFMVADILPETRGLNRKVKATGRALESIEAALA, translated from the coding sequence ATGTACAAGGCACCCGTTTCGGAAATCGGCTTTACCCTCAGGCAGGTCATCGGCCTGGACGATGCGATGGGGCGGGGCAAACTGGGCGATCTCACGCCCGACCTCCTCGACGCCATCCTGGAAGAGGCCGGGCGTTACGCCGGCGATGCCGTTGCTCCTCTTTACGAAAGCGGCGACAGGATCGGCGCGCATTTCGACAAGGGTGTCGTCACCATGCCGCCCGGATGGGGCAAGCTCTATACCGATTGGTGCGCGGCCGGCTGGAACGCCCTGACCGGCCCGGTGGAAGCCGGCGGGCAGGGGCTGCCCACGGCGCTGTCGGCGGCGGTGACGGAAATGTGGAACGGTGCGTCCATGGCCTTCGGCATCGGCCCGACGCTGACCATCGCCGCCGTCGAGGCGCTGCACAAGCATGGCAGCGAGGCGCTGAAGGCGATCTACCTGGAAAAGCTGACCTCCGGCGAATGGACCGGGACGATGCAGTTGACGGAGCCGCAGTCCGGCTCCGACCTTTCGGGCCTGCGGACCCGCGCCGAGCGGCGCGACGACGGCACCTACCGCCTGTTCGGCCAGAAGATATTCATTACCTTCGGCGAGCACGACATGACCGACAATATCGTCCACATCATCCTCGCGCGGCTGTCGGATGCGCCGGCGGGGGTGAAGGGCATTTCGATGTTCCTGGTGCCGAAGTTCATTCCCGATGCGGATGGCCGGCCCGGCCTGCGCAACGACGCCTTCTGCGTCGGCATGGAGCACAAGCTTGGCATCCATGCCTCGCCCACCTGCACCATGGTCTACGGTGACAATGCCGGCGAAACCGGCGAGGCCGGCGCGGTCGCCTGGCTCGTCGGCGAGGAAAACAAGGGCCTTGCCTGCATGTTCACCATGATGAACTCGGCGCGGCTCTATGTCGGCGTGCAGGGACTTGGCGTCGCGGAGGCGGCGACGCAGAAGGCGCTGGCCTATGCAAAGGACCGCCGGCAGGGGCGCGCCCGCGATGGCGGCGAGGGCATGGTGCCCATCATCCAGCATCCGGACGTCCGCCGCATGCTGATGACGATGAAGGCCCTGACGGCGGCGGCCCGCGCCATCTGCTATTCCTGCGCCTTCGCGATCGACATGTCGCACGCCGAGGACGGCGCGGAAGCCGCGCGCTGGGCCGACCGCGCCAGCGTGTTGACGCCGATGGCCAAGAGCTTCGCCACCGATATCGGCGTCGAGGTGGCGTCGATGGGAATCCAGGTCCATGGCGGCATGGGCTTCATCGAGGAAACGGGTGCGGCGCGGCTGCTGCGCGATGCCCGGATCGCCCCGATCTACGAAGGCACCAACGGTATCCAGGCGATGGATCTCGTCATGCGCAAGCTGCCGCTCGGCGGCGGTGCGGCCCTCGACGCACTGTTGGCCGAGATCGAGGCGGATATCGACGCCGTCGAGACCGCCAATCGCCCGGGCATCGCGCAGATGGCCGAGGGGCTGCGCGAGGCGCTGGACGATCTGCGCGACGCTACCTTTTTCCTGCGGCAGGCCGGCGTGGACGATGCGCTTGCGGGAGCGACGGCGTATCAGCGCCTGTTCTCGCTCGTGCTCGGCGGAGCGCTGATGGCACGCGCCGCGCTGCGCGCCGACGAGGGCACCGGCCACGGCGCGCTGGCGCGCTTCATGGTCGCGGACATCCTGCCGGAAACGCGCGGGCTGAATCGCAAGGTCAAGGCAACGGGCCGTGCGCTCGAATCCATCGAAGCGGCACTGGCCTGA
- a CDS encoding PPC domain-containing DNA-binding protein has translation MLDQATRYFDSAAGTAGRVVAARIHPDRDLLESVEEVCRAHDISCGVITTTIGSFRRLAMHYVDRVEPTKEEGYTRQLVMEGPFSLIAGQGIVAPSLQPGRLDIHYHCVASGKDNRFYGGHVEPGTITLTTLDLVIQEIHGIDIVRGRDPQTGVIVTTIKEKESAR, from the coding sequence ATGCTCGACCAGGCGACACGATACTTCGACAGCGCGGCGGGAACGGCGGGCAGGGTCGTCGCGGCGCGCATCCATCCGGATCGCGACCTTCTCGAAAGCGTGGAGGAGGTCTGCCGCGCCCACGACATCTCGTGCGGCGTCATCACCACCACCATCGGCAGCTTCCGCCGCCTGGCCATGCACTACGTGGACAGGGTCGAGCCGACGAAGGAGGAAGGGTACACGCGCCAATTGGTCATGGAAGGGCCCTTCAGCCTGATCGCGGGACAAGGCATCGTCGCGCCGAGCCTGCAGCCGGGGCGCCTCGATATCCACTATCACTGCGTGGCCAGCGGCAAGGACAACCGCTTCTACGGCGGCCATGTCGAGCCCGGCACCATCACCCTGACGACACTGGACCTGGTGATCCAGGAAATTCACGGCATCGACATCGTCCGGGGGCGGGACCCGCAGACAGGCGTGATCGTGACGACGATCAAAGAGAAGGAAAGCGCGCGATGA
- a CDS encoding ABC transporter permease, with translation MSDLSVRPGFTGNAVRPEIRREPRPATEFGLVERQLTPWERAWGSSAVRKALILVALALIWQAYGLYVGNDLLFPTFGQTVDAVIAGFATGELPLRIWGSLKVLLVGYGIGIALAGLLTVLAIGTRIGEDLMVLLSSMFSPLPAIALLPLALIWFGLGNASLVFVLVHSVLWAVALNTFSGFRSTSTTLRMVGRNYGLKGWGFVSQILVPAALPSIVTGLKIGWAFAWRTLIAAEMVFGVSSGSGGLGWFIFQSKNMLDIPAVFAGLLAVIVIGLFVEGVLFKALEDRTIRRWAMAS, from the coding sequence ATGAGCGATCTTTCCGTCCGTCCGGGCTTTACCGGTAATGCCGTGCGCCCCGAAATCCGCCGCGAGCCGCGGCCCGCAACCGAATTCGGGCTGGTCGAGCGCCAGCTCACGCCGTGGGAAAGGGCCTGGGGTTCGTCCGCCGTCCGCAAGGCGCTCATTCTCGTGGCGCTGGCCCTGATCTGGCAGGCCTACGGCCTCTATGTGGGCAACGATCTTCTGTTTCCCACCTTCGGCCAGACCGTCGACGCCGTCATTGCCGGCTTTGCAACCGGGGAACTGCCATTGCGCATCTGGGGTTCGCTGAAAGTGCTTCTGGTCGGATACGGCATCGGCATCGCGCTTGCCGGGCTGTTGACCGTGTTGGCGATCGGAACGCGGATCGGCGAGGATCTGATGGTTCTGCTGTCGTCCATGTTCAGCCCCCTGCCGGCAATCGCATTGTTGCCGCTGGCCCTGATCTGGTTCGGGCTCGGTAACGCCAGCCTCGTTTTCGTCCTGGTCCATTCCGTCCTGTGGGCGGTCGCGCTGAACACGTTTTCCGGCTTCCGCTCGACCTCGACCACGCTGCGGATGGTCGGCCGAAACTACGGGCTGAAGGGATGGGGCTTCGTCTCGCAAATCCTTGTGCCGGCCGCTTTGCCGTCCATCGTCACCGGCCTCAAGATCGGGTGGGCTTTCGCATGGCGCACCCTGATCGCAGCCGAGATGGTGTTCGGCGTCTCGTCCGGTTCGGGCGGGCTTGGATGGTTCATCTTCCAGTCCAAGAACATGCTCGACATTCCAGCCGTCTTCGCAGGCCTGCTCGCGGTGATCGTCATCGGCCTGTTCGTCGAAGGCGTCCTGTTCAAGGCGCTCGAGGACAGAACCATACGCCGCTGGGCCATGGCGTCCTGA